A portion of the Acidisoma sp. PAMC 29798 genome contains these proteins:
- a CDS encoding hybrid sensor histidine kinase/response regulator has translation MPTGSARLARQRITRTRRDYNRWVANQTLEDYALRFTAKSARRWSPLRVANTALGAVSFLALEAIGGTITLAYGFTNSIAAIIFVSVMIFAISVPICAHAARAGVDVDLLTRGAGFGYIGSTITSLIYASFTFIFFGIEAVILASMLQSFFGIPEWLGYIFCAIVVVPLVTHGITFISRLQLWTQPVWFLLNLVPIVAALVTHPEWLRGWVGYAGQNGRYVGFSLTAFGAAASILFALITQTAEQVDFIRFLPPRAAIGGRQWWTALLLGGPGWIVIDIVKLLAGSLLAYAALRSGLLPDQAVQPAQMYRLAFGTITSPMGALILTSALVVVSQIKINVTNAYAGSLAWSNFFSRLTHSHPGRVVWLIFNIVIALLLMETGVTKTIQHTLVVYSDVAAGWMGALVADLVVNKRLDLSPKGIEFKRAHLFDINPVGVGAMLLAAAVSLGAYAGLMGPVAGALSTFIAFGVAFVAAPAIAWATGGRTYLARRGRAAWASRGTIPCSICEHDFEPEDMAYCPVYTGPICSLCCSLDARCHDACKPHGRVAEQIARPFRMILPAPVVALMRVRLARFTGVLFLFAAGTGLLLIAIDAQTVGSGPISHEAATGAFWKTFLVMLVIGGVVSWLAVLAQESRSAAEEETRRQTALLLDEISAHQVTDAALQRAKETAEAASRAKSRYVIGISHELRSPLNAILGYAQLLEKDADIPARKREGLRIIRRSGEHLTALIGGLLDISKIEAGRIELYRDEIRLPEFLDHLVQMMRLQAETKGIALFYRAESLPRLVYADEHRMRQVLINLLSNAIKFTNQGSVTFTVTCRRQVTEFEIADTGRGIAESDLVRIFEPFQRGGNTQSVPGTGLGLTIVRLLTEVMGGEIVATSVLGEGSRFRLRLLLSEAPETLRPSPPALEITGYRGRRLTVLVADDDPSHRSLMLDLLTPLGFTVMGASGGVECLDMAAQWRPDLFLLDLAMPDMTGWDLAARLREDSGARAPIVIVSANARELEAAPREGQHHDDVMAKPVRLDLLLDTIGRLLDLEWTRLEMDAVAVSTEVGEALTRQQLDELRELAAIGYVRGIRLRLDALAEEFPALVPTLEPLRALISDYRLDAFVTALDASARVEAL, from the coding sequence ATGCCGACAGGCTCGGCCCGCCTGGCCCGGCAGCGCATCACGCGCACCCGGCGCGACTACAACCGCTGGGTCGCGAACCAGACGCTCGAAGATTATGCCTTGCGCTTCACGGCGAAAAGCGCGCGCCGCTGGTCCCCGCTGCGGGTGGCGAACACCGCACTCGGCGCGGTGTCCTTCCTCGCGCTGGAAGCGATCGGCGGCACCATCACGCTCGCCTACGGCTTCACCAATAGCATCGCCGCGATCATCTTCGTGAGTGTGATGATCTTCGCCATCAGCGTGCCGATTTGCGCCCATGCGGCGCGGGCGGGCGTCGATGTCGATTTGCTGACGCGCGGGGCCGGCTTCGGCTACATCGGCTCGACCATCACCTCGCTCATCTACGCCTCCTTCACCTTTATCTTTTTCGGCATCGAGGCGGTGATCCTGGCGTCGATGCTGCAGAGTTTCTTCGGCATTCCCGAATGGCTCGGCTATATCTTCTGCGCCATCGTGGTGGTGCCCTTGGTCACGCATGGCATCACGTTCATCAGCCGCTTGCAGCTTTGGACGCAGCCGGTCTGGTTCCTGCTCAATCTGGTGCCGATCGTCGCGGCCTTGGTCACGCATCCGGAATGGTTGCGCGGCTGGGTCGGCTATGCCGGCCAGAACGGCCGCTATGTCGGGTTCAGCCTGACGGCCTTCGGGGCTGCGGCGTCCATCCTGTTCGCGCTGATCACCCAGACGGCGGAGCAGGTGGATTTCATCCGTTTCCTGCCGCCGCGCGCGGCCATCGGCGGCCGGCAGTGGTGGACGGCGCTGCTGCTCGGCGGCCCGGGCTGGATCGTCATCGATATCGTCAAACTCCTCGCGGGATCGTTGCTGGCCTATGCCGCGTTGCGCAGCGGCTTGCTGCCCGATCAGGCGGTGCAACCGGCGCAGATGTACCGGCTCGCCTTCGGCACCATCACCTCGCCGATGGGCGCGCTGATCCTGACGAGCGCCCTCGTGGTGGTGTCCCAGATCAAGATCAACGTCACCAATGCCTATGCCGGGTCGCTCGCCTGGTCGAACTTCTTCTCGCGCCTCACGCATAGCCATCCAGGCCGCGTCGTTTGGCTCATCTTCAACATCGTCATCGCCTTGTTGCTGATGGAGACGGGCGTGACCAAGACCATCCAGCATACGCTGGTGGTCTATTCCGACGTCGCCGCCGGCTGGATGGGCGCCCTGGTCGCGGACCTCGTGGTGAACAAACGCCTCGACCTCAGTCCCAAGGGCATCGAGTTCAAGCGGGCGCATCTATTCGACATCAATCCGGTGGGGGTCGGTGCCATGTTGCTGGCGGCGGCCGTCTCCCTCGGCGCCTATGCCGGGCTGATGGGCCCCGTGGCCGGCGCGCTCTCGACCTTCATCGCCTTCGGCGTGGCCTTCGTCGCGGCACCGGCCATCGCCTGGGCGACCGGCGGTCGCACCTATCTGGCGCGGCGGGGCCGGGCGGCCTGGGCCTCACGCGGCACCATTCCCTGTAGCATCTGCGAACATGATTTCGAGCCCGAGGACATGGCCTATTGCCCGGTCTATACGGGGCCGATCTGCTCCCTGTGCTGCTCGCTCGACGCGCGCTGCCACGATGCCTGCAAGCCGCATGGCCGCGTGGCGGAGCAGATCGCCCGGCCCTTCCGCATGATCCTGCCGGCGCCGGTGGTGGCGCTGATGCGGGTGCGATTGGCGCGCTTCACCGGCGTGCTGTTCCTGTTCGCCGCCGGCACCGGCCTGCTGCTGATCGCCATCGATGCGCAGACCGTGGGCAGCGGCCCGATCAGCCATGAGGCCGCCACCGGCGCCTTCTGGAAGACCTTCCTGGTGATGCTGGTGATCGGCGGCGTAGTCTCCTGGCTCGCCGTTCTCGCCCAGGAAAGCCGGAGCGCCGCGGAGGAGGAGACGCGGCGACAAACGGCGCTGCTGCTGGACGAAATCAGCGCCCATCAGGTGACCGACGCCGCCTTGCAGCGCGCCAAGGAAACCGCCGAAGCCGCAAGCCGCGCCAAAAGCCGCTACGTCATCGGCATCAGCCACGAGCTGCGCAGCCCGCTCAATGCAATTCTCGGCTATGCGCAGTTGCTGGAGAAGGATGCCGATATTCCGGCGCGCAAGCGCGAGGGCTTGCGCATCATCCGCCGCAGCGGGGAGCATCTGACGGCGCTGATCGGCGGCCTGCTCGATATTTCCAAGATCGAGGCCGGCCGGATCGAACTATATCGGGATGAGATCCGGTTGCCGGAATTTCTCGATCATCTGGTGCAGATGATGCGACTTCAGGCCGAGACGAAGGGCATCGCGCTGTTCTACCGGGCGGAATCGCTGCCGCGCCTGGTCTACGCCGATGAACACCGCATGCGTCAGGTGCTGATCAACCTGCTGTCCAATGCCATCAAGTTCACCAACCAAGGCAGCGTGACCTTCACCGTGACCTGTCGTCGCCAGGTGACGGAGTTCGAAATCGCCGATACCGGCCGTGGCATTGCGGAGTCCGACCTCGTTCGCATTTTCGAGCCGTTTCAGCGCGGCGGGAATACGCAATCGGTGCCTGGGACCGGCCTCGGCCTGACCATCGTGCGCCTGCTGACCGAGGTCATGGGCGGGGAGATTGTCGCCACCAGCGTCTTAGGGGAGGGCAGCCGCTTCCGTCTGCGGCTGCTGCTGTCCGAAGCGCCGGAGACGCTGCGCCCGAGCCCGCCGGCGTTGGAGATTACCGGTTATCGCGGGCGCCGGCTGACCGTGCTGGTCGCGGATGACGACCCTTCGCATCGGTCGCTCATGCTCGACCTGCTGACGCCCTTGGGCTTCACGGTCATGGGCGCTTCGGGCGGTGTTGAATGCCTGGACATGGCGGCGCAATGGCGGCCGGACCTGTTCCTGCTCGATCTTGCGATGCCGGATATGACGGGATGGGACCTCGCGGCACGGCTGCGCGAGGATAGCGGCGCGCGGGCGCCGATCGTCATCGTCTCGGCGAATGCGCGGGAGCTGGAGGCGGCGCCGCGCGAGGGGCAACATCATGACGATGTCATGGCGAAGCCCGTGCGGCTCGATCTGTTGCTGGACACGATCGGGCGCCTGCTCGACCTGGAATGGACGCGGCTGGAGATGGACGCCGTGGCGGTTTCGACTGAAGTAGGTGAGGCGCTGACGCGGCAACAATTGGATGAGCTGCGGGAACTAGCCGCCATCGGCTATGTGCGCGGGATCAGGCTGCGGCTCGACGCCCTGGCCGAGGAATTCCCGGCGCTGGTGCCGACCTTGGAGCCGCTGCGGGCGCTGATTTCGGATTACCGGCTGGATGCTTTCGTGACGGCGCTGGATGCCTCCGCCCGGGTCGAGGCGCTGTGA
- the urtA gene encoding urea ABC transporter substrate-binding protein: MTDETKLDTAILPDIALPELGRRSLGGLGLAAVAAAAVGATATASIVASTPARAQSSGDTIKVGILHSLSGTMAISETPLKEVMLMLIAQQNQNGGLLGKQLEAVVVDPASNWPLFAEKAKQLLSVNKVSATFGCWTSVSRKSVLPVFEQLNGILFYPVQYEGQECSRNIFYTGAAPNQQAIPAVDYLMNTEHVKRWILAGTDYVYPRTTNKILEAYLKSKGVASTDIMINYTPFGYSDWQGIVSQIKSFGSSGQKTAVVSTINGDANVPFYKELGNQGIKATDIPVVAFSVGEQELAGIDTTPLVGHLAAWNYFESVDAPANAQFIADFKKFANNPKRVTNDPMEAAYIGFNMWIKAVEKANTTDSDAVIAALPGVSVPNLTGDYSTMMPNHHITKPVLIAEIQATGQFNVVSQTPGLVVAQPWSPYLPESKDLIGDWLAPMSCGNYDVVKGKCLGAKSA; this comes from the coding sequence ATGACGGACGAGACAAAGCTGGACACGGCCATCCTTCCCGACATCGCCCTTCCCGAACTGGGCCGTCGTAGCCTGGGTGGTCTTGGCCTTGCGGCCGTTGCCGCCGCCGCTGTCGGCGCAACCGCCACCGCGAGCATCGTGGCCAGCACGCCCGCGCGCGCCCAGTCCTCCGGCGACACCATCAAGGTCGGCATCCTGCATTCGCTCTCCGGCACGATGGCGATCAGCGAGACTCCCCTCAAGGAAGTCATGCTGATGCTCATCGCCCAGCAGAACCAGAATGGCGGCTTGCTTGGCAAGCAGCTCGAAGCCGTGGTCGTCGATCCCGCCTCCAACTGGCCGCTGTTTGCCGAGAAGGCCAAGCAACTCCTCAGCGTCAATAAAGTCTCCGCCACCTTCGGCTGCTGGACCAGCGTTTCCCGCAAGTCGGTGCTGCCGGTGTTCGAGCAGCTCAATGGCATCCTGTTCTACCCGGTTCAGTATGAAGGCCAGGAATGCAGCCGCAATATCTTCTACACCGGCGCGGCGCCGAACCAGCAGGCCATTCCGGCCGTCGATTACCTGATGAACACCGAGCACGTGAAGCGCTGGATTCTGGCCGGCACAGATTACGTTTATCCCCGCACCACCAACAAGATTTTGGAAGCCTATCTGAAGTCCAAGGGCGTCGCGTCCACGGACATCATGATCAACTACACGCCCTTCGGCTATTCCGATTGGCAGGGAATCGTCTCCCAGATCAAGAGCTTCGGCTCCTCGGGTCAGAAGACCGCCGTGGTCTCCACCATCAATGGTGACGCCAACGTGCCCTTCTACAAGGAACTCGGCAACCAGGGCATCAAGGCGACCGACATTCCGGTCGTGGCCTTCAGCGTCGGCGAGCAGGAGCTGGCCGGTATCGACACCACGCCGCTGGTCGGACATCTCGCTGCCTGGAACTATTTCGAGAGCGTCGATGCGCCCGCCAATGCCCAGTTCATCGCCGACTTCAAGAAGTTCGCGAATAACCCCAAGCGCGTGACCAATGATCCGATGGAAGCCGCCTATATCGGCTTCAATATGTGGATCAAAGCCGTCGAGAAGGCGAATACGACGGACTCCGACGCGGTGATCGCGGCGCTGCCCGGCGTGTCCGTGCCGAACCTGACCGGCGATTATTCCACGATGATGCCGAACCATCACATCACCAAGCCGGTGCTGATCGCGGAAATCCAGGCGACGGGTCAGTTCAACGTCGTATCCCAGACGCCGGGCCTGGTCGTGGCGCAGCCCTGGTCGCCGTATCTGCCGGAGTCCAAGGACCTGATCGGCGACTGGCTGGCACCGATGTCCTGCGGCAATTACGACGTCGTTAAGGGCAAGTGCCTCGGCGCCAAGTCGGCTTAG
- the urtB gene encoding urea ABC transporter permease subunit UrtB — translation MTRYFPWRRAFAALLIAMLAWAPLTRAEAQTDPYAGLIVPNFDTIVTAVETIALSGDARAKPVLTALGNNELYTWKYPRPDHGLFIHDLDAGHWLNARTGAVIPTPPFMAVRKVVANDMVTGAIQTAMGVLDLSSPVVATRRKAAEAIFESPAANTLPIVQHALSTEKNPSVIATLQQAQAADELFTPGTGVETKLAAVKTVGARGDMVSRNMLASLSSGQDKTVAAAAAAAIAHIDFSLKLWSWLETVYYGLSLGSVLLLAAAGLAITFGVMGVINMAHGEMVMIGAYTTFCVQGFFRAYLPDFSGISLIVAIPVAFAVAGAIGIVIERSMIRFLYGRPLETLLATWGLSLVLQQAIRSLFGAENQNVITPGWMSGYFTLGGLTITLNRLCIIIFAFAVVGGLMAVMRYTPLGLRMRAVTQNRRMAASMGIRTPWIDAMTFGLGSGIAGVAGVALSQIDNVSPNLGQNYIIDSFMVVVFGGVGNLWGTVLAALTLGIVNKGLEPVAGAVLGKIVVLVLIIIFIQRRPRGLFPVKGRAVEA, via the coding sequence GTGACACGGTATTTTCCATGGCGGCGGGCCTTCGCGGCCCTTCTGATCGCGATGCTGGCCTGGGCTCCGCTCACCCGCGCCGAGGCACAGACCGATCCCTATGCCGGCCTCATCGTCCCCAATTTCGACACCATCGTGACGGCGGTCGAGACCATCGCCCTGTCCGGCGATGCCCGCGCCAAGCCCGTACTGACGGCGCTCGGCAATAACGAACTCTATACCTGGAAATATCCACGCCCCGACCACGGCTTGTTCATCCATGACCTCGATGCCGGTCATTGGCTGAACGCCCGCACCGGCGCGGTGATCCCCACACCCCCCTTCATGGCGGTACGCAAAGTCGTCGCGAACGACATGGTGACGGGCGCCATCCAAACCGCCATGGGCGTGCTGGATCTGTCATCCCCCGTCGTCGCCACGCGCCGCAAAGCCGCCGAGGCGATCTTCGAATCCCCGGCCGCGAATACCCTGCCGATCGTGCAGCATGCGCTGAGCACGGAGAAGAACCCCTCGGTGATCGCAACGCTGCAACAGGCACAAGCCGCCGATGAATTGTTCACGCCCGGCACCGGCGTCGAGACCAAACTCGCGGCCGTCAAAACAGTCGGCGCGCGCGGTGACATGGTGTCGCGCAATATGCTCGCTTCGCTGTCATCCGGGCAGGACAAAACGGTCGCCGCCGCTGCTGCTGCGGCCATCGCCCATATCGATTTTTCGCTGAAACTCTGGAGCTGGTTGGAGACGGTCTATTACGGCCTCAGCCTCGGCTCGGTCCTGCTGCTCGCCGCCGCCGGCCTCGCCATCACCTTCGGCGTGATGGGCGTCATCAACATGGCGCATGGCGAAATGGTCATGATCGGCGCCTATACGACTTTCTGCGTTCAGGGCTTCTTTCGCGCCTATCTGCCGGACTTTTCCGGTATCAGCCTGATCGTGGCGATCCCGGTGGCCTTCGCGGTCGCCGGCGCCATCGGCATCGTCATCGAACGCTCGATGATCCGCTTCCTCTATGGCCGCCCGTTGGAGACATTGCTCGCCACTTGGGGCCTGAGCCTCGTGTTGCAGCAGGCGATCCGCAGCCTGTTCGGCGCAGAGAACCAGAATGTCATTACGCCGGGCTGGATGAGCGGCTATTTCACGCTTGGCGGCCTCACCATTACGCTCAATCGGCTGTGCATCATCATCTTCGCCTTCGCCGTCGTCGGCGGGTTAATGGCGGTGATGCGCTATACGCCGTTGGGCCTGCGCATGCGCGCCGTGACGCAGAACCGCCGCATGGCAGCCAGCATGGGCATCCGCACGCCCTGGATCGATGCCATGACCTTCGGTCTCGGCTCGGGCATCGCCGGCGTTGCCGGTGTCGCGCTCAGCCAGATCGACAACGTGTCCCCCAATCTCGGGCAGAACTATATCATCGACAGCTTCATGGTCGTGGTCTTCGGCGGCGTCGGTAATCTGTGGGGCACGGTGCTCGCGGCGCTCACGCTCGGCATCGTCAACAAAGGACTTGAGCCGGTGGCCGGCGCCGTGCTCGGCAAGATCGTTGTGCTCGTGCTGATCATCATCTTTATCCAGCGACGGCCGCGCGGTCTGTTCCCGGTCAAAGGACGGGCGGTGGAGGCATGA
- the urtC gene encoding urea ABC transporter permease subunit UrtC, with translation MTRISLLLTPVIIVGVAIILAILNLSTPPTSALHVSDFVIGLAGKYLCYAMLALAVDLVWGFAGILTLGHAAFFALGGYCMGMYLTREIGARGVYANADLPDFMIFIGWKQLPWYWHGFSHLPFAILMALIVPGVLAAVFGFAAFRSRVGGVYLSIITQALTYALLLAFFRNDMGFGGNNGMTDFKDIGGFPLDRSSTTTTLMVLSAIFTALSFLFARWLVRSRYGKVLVAVRDAESRTRFLGYRPEYYKLVLWTLSAMIAGIGGALYVPQVGIINPGEFAPANSIEAVIWVAVGGRGTLSGAILGAVLVNFGKTVLTGVMPGAWLYALGGLFILVTLFLPRGIMGTFAKRIVGAALPNAGQPQGLAAIDTEAADLHEAGADVETPA, from the coding sequence ATGACCCGCATATCCCTGCTGCTGACACCGGTCATCATCGTGGGCGTCGCGATCATTCTCGCGATCCTCAACCTGTCGACGCCGCCGACCAGCGCGCTGCATGTTTCAGACTTCGTCATCGGCCTCGCCGGCAAATACCTCTGCTACGCCATGCTCGCCCTCGCGGTCGATCTGGTCTGGGGTTTCGCCGGCATCCTGACGCTGGGGCACGCTGCCTTCTTCGCCCTCGGTGGCTATTGCATGGGCATGTATCTGACGCGCGAGATCGGGGCGCGCGGCGTGTATGCCAATGCCGATCTGCCGGACTTCATGATCTTCATCGGCTGGAAGCAGCTGCCCTGGTATTGGCATGGCTTCAGCCATCTGCCCTTCGCCATCCTGATGGCGCTGATCGTGCCCGGCGTGCTGGCGGCGGTCTTCGGTTTCGCGGCCTTCCGCAGCCGCGTCGGCGGCGTCTATCTGTCGATCATCACCCAGGCCCTGACCTACGCCTTGTTGCTCGCCTTCTTCCGCAACGACATGGGCTTCGGCGGCAATAACGGCATGACCGATTTCAAGGATATCGGCGGCTTCCCGCTCGACCGCAGCAGCACGACCACGACGCTGATGGTGCTGTCGGCGATTTTCACTGCTCTGTCCTTCTTGTTTGCGCGCTGGCTGGTGCGCAGCCGCTACGGCAAGGTGCTGGTCGCCGTGCGCGACGCGGAAAGCCGCACGCGCTTCCTCGGCTACCGGCCGGAATACTACAAGCTCGTGCTCTGGACATTGTCGGCGATGATCGCGGGCATCGGCGGCGCGCTGTATGTGCCGCAGGTCGGCATCATCAACCCGGGCGAATTCGCCCCCGCCAATTCGATCGAGGCGGTGATCTGGGTCGCGGTCGGCGGGCGCGGCACGCTGTCGGGCGCGATTCTCGGCGCTGTGCTGGTCAACTTCGGCAAGACGGTGCTCACGGGCGTGATGCCGGGCGCCTGGCTCTACGCCCTCGGCGGCTTGTTCATTCTCGTGACCCTCTTCCTGCCGCGCGGCATCATGGGCACCTTCGCCAAACGCATCGTCGGCGCGGCCTTGCCGAATGCAGGCCAGCCGCAGGGCCTCGCCGCCATCGATACCGAGGCCGCCGATCTGCATGAAGCCGGCGCCGATGTGGAGACGCCGGCATGA
- the urtD gene encoding urea ABC transporter ATP-binding protein UrtD, with product MNAQPIGPTSNDILYLNGVNKTFDGFKAINNLSLVLARGEMRAVIGPNGAGKSTMMDIITGKTKPDTGQVIFSASTDLTKMDEPAIAQLGIGRKFQKPTTFESHTVWDNLLLALAGDRKPWFNLFARESKAEAEKIEALMATIRLSDHRHRMAANLSHGQKQWLEIGMLLAQDPQVLLVDEPVAGMTDAETEQTAHLLRDINRTRSVVVVEHDMTFVRALGVKVTVLHEGSVLSEGTLDHVSADPRVIDVYLGR from the coding sequence ATGAACGCGCAACCGATCGGGCCGACCAGCAACGACATCCTGTATCTCAACGGCGTCAACAAAACCTTCGACGGCTTCAAGGCCATCAACAACCTGTCCCTCGTTCTCGCGCGCGGCGAGATGCGCGCCGTGATCGGCCCCAATGGCGCCGGCAAAAGCACGATGATGGACATCATTACCGGCAAGACCAAGCCGGATACGGGGCAGGTGATCTTCAGCGCGTCCACTGACCTCACCAAGATGGACGAGCCCGCCATTGCGCAGCTCGGTATCGGGCGGAAGTTCCAGAAACCCACGACCTTCGAAAGCCACACGGTCTGGGACAATCTGTTGCTTGCCCTCGCTGGTGATCGTAAGCCCTGGTTCAACCTCTTCGCGCGGGAGTCCAAGGCGGAGGCGGAGAAGATCGAGGCTCTGATGGCCACGATCCGCTTGTCCGATCACCGCCATCGGATGGCGGCCAATCTGTCCCACGGCCAGAAGCAATGGCTGGAGATCGGCATGCTGCTCGCGCAAGATCCGCAAGTGTTGCTGGTGGACGAGCCTGTCGCCGGCATGACGGATGCAGAGACCGAGCAGACGGCGCATCTGCTGCGTGACATCAACCGCACGCGTTCCGTCGTTGTCGTCGAGCATGACATGACCTTCGTCCGCGCCCTCGGCGTGAAAGTGACCGTGCTGCATGAAGGGTCCGTGTTGTCGGAAGGCACGCTCGATCATGTCAGCGCCGATCCCCGCGTCATCGACGTGTATCTCGGACGATGA
- the urtE gene encoding urea ABC transporter ATP-binding subunit UrtE has translation MLEVEDVSLHYGAAIALRGVSIKAELGTVTSILGRNGVGKTSLLRAITGAHPISKGAIRWEGHSIVKLPSYERAKRGIAWVPQGRDIFPLLTVQENLETGFAVLPRRERKIPDEIYDLFPVLKTMLRRRGGDLSGGQQQQLAIGRALVMKPRLLVLDEPTEGIQPSIIKDIGRVIALLRSRGTMAILLVEQYYDFAHELAQTLAIMDRGSIVIQGPRDTLDETEVRRHLSV, from the coding sequence ATGCTTGAAGTCGAAGACGTCAGCCTGCATTACGGTGCCGCCATCGCGCTGCGTGGTGTCTCCATCAAGGCCGAACTCGGCACCGTCACTTCCATTCTCGGGCGCAATGGCGTCGGCAAGACCAGCCTGCTGCGCGCCATCACCGGCGCCCATCCCATCAGCAAGGGCGCCATCCGCTGGGAAGGGCACAGCATCGTCAAGCTGCCCTCCTATGAACGCGCGAAGCGCGGCATCGCCTGGGTGCCGCAGGGCCGCGACATCTTTCCGCTGCTGACGGTGCAGGAAAATCTCGAAACCGGGTTCGCCGTGCTCCCCAGACGGGAACGGAAAATCCCTGACGAAATATATGACTTGTTCCCGGTCCTGAAAACCATGCTGCGGCGGCGCGGCGGCGATCTGTCCGGCGGCCAGCAGCAGCAGCTTGCCATCGGTCGCGCCCTGGTCATGAAGCCGCGCCTGCTGGTGCTCGACGAGCCGACCGAAGGTATTCAGCCGAGCATCATCAAGGATATCGGCCGCGTCATTGCCCTGCTCCGCAGCCGGGGCACCATGGCGATCCTGCTCGTTGAGCAGTATTACGATTTCGCCCATGAGCTGGCGCAGACCTTGGCCATCATGGATCGCGGGTCGATCGTCATCCAGGGACCGCGCGACACTTTGGATGAGACCGAGGTCCGACGTCACCTGTCGGTGTGA
- a CDS encoding urease accessory protein UreD, with product MPDRGMDCASPTVRPQRAFGRIRVRFERRGDITALAVLRQEGCLKARMPRMEPGATAEAVLLNTSGGVTGGDDLGLEIAAGAATRLIVTTQAAERFYRATPASPPATIRTTLSVAASAHLDWLPQETILFDGCRADRTLSVEMAQTASFVGVESLLFGRQAMGEAVQRAWLTDRIRIRHGGRLILHDATRIGGDIAALMARAGTFGDARAMATVVFVSPDAEGRVTALRDALGTGTLPEGPVEAGVSAWNGLVLVRLLALDGASLRRAVMTTLTILRAGAAVPGVWRL from the coding sequence ATGCCAGACAGAGGCATGGATTGCGCCTCCCCCACCGTTCGCCCGCAACGCGCTTTCGGCCGCATTCGCGTCCGCTTCGAACGGCGGGGGGACATCACGGCGCTGGCCGTCCTGCGCCAGGAAGGCTGCCTCAAGGCCCGCATGCCGCGCATGGAACCGGGCGCCACGGCCGAGGCCGTGTTGCTTAATACCTCGGGCGGCGTCACCGGCGGGGACGATCTGGGCCTGGAGATCGCGGCCGGCGCCGCCACCCGCCTGATCGTCACCACCCAGGCGGCCGAGCGCTTCTACCGCGCGACCCCGGCGTCACCGCCCGCCACCATCCGCACCACCCTGTCGGTCGCGGCAAGCGCGCATCTCGACTGGCTGCCGCAGGAAACCATTCTATTCGATGGCTGCCGCGCCGACCGCACCTTGTCCGTGGAGATGGCGCAGACCGCCAGTTTCGTCGGCGTCGAAAGCCTGCTCTTCGGCCGCCAGGCCATGGGCGAAGCCGTGCAACGCGCTTGGCTGACGGACCGCATTCGCATCCGCCACGGTGGCCGGCTCATTCTGCATGACGCCACCCGCATAGGCGGCGATATCGCAGCCCTCATGGCCCGCGCCGGCACCTTCGGCGATGCCCGCGCCATGGCGACAGTGGTTTTCGTCTCGCCCGATGCCGAAGGCAGGGTCACGGCCTTGCGCGATGCGCTCGGCACCGGCACCCTGCCTGAAGGCCCGGTCGAGGCCGGTGTATCCGCCTGGAACGGTCTCGTGCTCGTGCGGCTGCTGGCGCTGGACGGCGCAAGTCTGCGGCGGGCCGTGATGACGACGCTGACCATCCTCCGCGCGGGGGCCGCTGTGCCCGGCGTGTGGAGACTTTAG
- a CDS encoding urease subunit gamma produces MNLTPREKDKLLISMAAVVARRRLERGVVLNYPEAIALISDFVVEGARDGRSVADLMEQGAHVLTRAQVMEGVAEMIHDVQVEATFPDGTKLVTVHDPIR; encoded by the coding sequence GTGAACCTGACGCCGCGTGAGAAGGACAAGCTGCTCATCAGCATGGCCGCCGTCGTCGCCCGCCGCCGGCTGGAGCGTGGCGTGGTGCTCAACTATCCCGAAGCCATCGCACTGATCAGCGACTTCGTGGTCGAGGGTGCCCGAGATGGCCGCAGCGTGGCGGACCTCATGGAGCAAGGCGCCCATGTCCTCACCCGTGCCCAGGTGATGGAGGGCGTGGCGGAGATGATCCATGACGTGCAAGTGGAAGCGACCTTTCCGGATGGCACCAAGCTCGTCACTGTCCATGACCCGATCCGCTGA
- a CDS encoding urease subunit beta, producing MIPGEIIPVAGDIELNAGAVQTTLTVANTGDRPIQVGSHYHFAETNPGLQFDRAAARGQRLDIAAGTAVRFEPGQTREVTLIPLRGARIVFGFRGDVSGPLDVKG from the coding sequence ATGATCCCAGGTGAAATCATTCCCGTTGCCGGCGATATCGAGCTGAACGCCGGGGCAGTTCAAACCACGCTGACCGTCGCCAATACCGGCGATCGCCCGATCCAGGTCGGCAGCCATTATCATTTCGCCGAAACCAATCCCGGCTTGCAGTTCGACCGCGCCGCCGCGCGCGGCCAACGCCTCGATATCGCGGCCGGCACCGCCGTGCGGTTCGAGCCGGGCCAGACGAGGGAGGTGACGCTCATTCCCCTGCGCGGCGCGCGCATCGTGTTCGGTTTCCGGGGCGACGTCTCCGGCCCCCTCGATGTGAAAGGCTAA